The following coding sequences lie in one Vicugna pacos chromosome 5, VicPac4, whole genome shotgun sequence genomic window:
- the AP1S3 gene encoding AP-1 complex subunit sigma-3 isoform X2, with product MIHFILLFSRQGKLRLQKWYTTLPDKERKKITREIVQIILSRGQRTSSFVDWKELKLVYKRYASLYFCCAVENQDNELLTLEIVHRYVELLDKYFGNVCELDIIFNFEKAYFILDEFIMGGEIQETSKKSAVKAIEDSDMLQETMEEYMNKPTF from the exons ATACATTTCATATTGCTCTTCAGTCGGCAAGGGAAATTACGGCTGCAGAAATGGTACACTACTCTCCCtgacaaggaaaggaaaaagatcaCCCGGGAAATCGTTCAGATTATTCTCTCCCGTGGTCAGAGGACAAGCAGTTTTGTTGACTGGAAGGAGCTAAAGCTTGTTTATAAAAG gtATGCTAGTTTATATTTTTGCTGTGCAGTAGAAAATCAGGACAATGAGCTCTTGACACTAGAGATTGTGCATCGTTATGTGGAGTTGCTGGACAAATACTTTGGAAAT GTCTGCGAGCTGGATATTATCTTTAACTTTGAAAAGGCTTACTTTATCCTGGACGAGTTTATAATGGGTGGAGAAATCCAGGAAACATCCAAGAAATCCGCTGTCAAAGCCATCGAGGACTCTGATATGTTACAGGAG ACAATGGAAGAATACATGAACAAGCCTACGTTTTAA